One segment of Leuconostoc lactis DNA contains the following:
- a CDS encoding hydroxymethylglutaryl-CoA reductase: MPKKYYELTPDERLASLNLDEQTVQAWHANQSATNAQIVENYISDFRVPMGVLKDIIVADRHVTVPMATEEPSVIAAANHGAKLLNQGGGVTVRLPERTALIGQLLFSGVAYDELAAFVARQQAAFFTVAQEAKPSIYRRGGGLLSVTARAVSATSVSVDFAIDTRDAMGANIVNTILEAEQALFADFQAQFVGAILSNYATAQCVTVTGRVPITSIGGQAVAKRLVQLNQFGHQDVYRATTENKGLFNGIGAVTLATGNDWRAVEAAGHAFASQSGRYQSLTTWTIDGDFLAGQLTMPISVGTVGGAISAMPQAQRALAIVAPQTADELRGIILAVGLAQNLAALKAIADGGIQKGHMKMHYRALALQVGAHDDEIATLVTQLQAAAQVDAAVATNLLREMRK; the protein is encoded by the coding sequence ATGCCTAAAAAATATTACGAATTGACGCCAGATGAACGTTTGGCGTCTTTGAATTTAGATGAACAAACGGTGCAAGCGTGGCATGCCAATCAAAGTGCGACCAATGCACAAATTGTGGAAAACTACATTAGTGATTTTCGTGTGCCGATGGGTGTACTAAAAGATATTATCGTTGCTGATCGACATGTGACGGTGCCAATGGCCACAGAAGAACCCAGTGTGATTGCCGCGGCTAATCACGGGGCCAAACTATTGAATCAAGGTGGCGGTGTGACAGTGCGTTTGCCAGAACGAACGGCGCTCATTGGCCAATTGTTATTTTCTGGGGTGGCTTATGACGAATTGGCAGCGTTTGTTGCGCGTCAACAAGCGGCGTTTTTTACTGTTGCGCAAGAAGCAAAACCCTCTATTTATCGGCGTGGTGGTGGATTGCTATCGGTAACCGCCCGTGCAGTGTCGGCCACAAGTGTGAGTGTCGACTTTGCAATCGATACACGTGATGCCATGGGGGCTAACATTGTCAATACAATTTTAGAAGCTGAGCAAGCGCTATTTGCAGACTTTCAGGCACAATTTGTCGGGGCCATCTTATCTAATTATGCCACTGCACAATGCGTGACGGTGACGGGACGGGTGCCAATCACCAGTATTGGCGGCCAGGCAGTTGCAAAACGGCTCGTGCAACTCAATCAATTTGGTCATCAAGATGTTTACCGCGCTACAACTGAAAATAAAGGCCTATTTAATGGTATTGGGGCGGTGACGCTGGCAACAGGCAATGATTGGCGAGCAGTTGAAGCGGCTGGGCATGCCTTTGCCAGTCAGAGCGGACGCTATCAGTCCTTAACGACCTGGACCATTGATGGGGACTTTTTGGCAGGTCAGTTAACGATGCCGATTTCGGTTGGCACTGTTGGTGGGGCCATTTCGGCAATGCCACAAGCACAGCGGGCCTTAGCGATTGTGGCACCGCAAACGGCTGATGAACTCCGTGGGATTATTTTGGCTGTTGGGTTGGCTCAAAATTTGGCGGCACTCAAAGCGATTGCGGATGGGGGTATTCAAAAGGGCCACATGAAAATGCATTATCGTGCCTTAGCCTTGCAGGTTGGCGCGCATGACGATGAAATTGCCACATTGGTCACACAATTACAGGCGGCGGCGCAAGTAGATGCAGCCGTTGCAACAAACCTACTAAGGGAGATGAGAAAATGA
- a CDS encoding NAD-dependent protein deacylase, translating into MLVTPEIQAQFDTAKNIVFMTGAGISTPSGIPDYRSKNGLYQGNTLQPEYLLSATAFQVAPEMQYQFMKENMYFPDAAPNVIHDKMAQFTQKGQARIITQNVDDLHVKANTVASRLIRFHGSLYDIYAPVDQRPATVAEYLTSMRRADGALLRPRITFYEEMPFAVDQAVTWVNQADLIVIVGTSFQVYPFAGLLQYAAAGTPILAINLTPIETSYPVTQIIGDATTFFDTLTV; encoded by the coding sequence ATGTTGGTTACCCCAGAGATTCAAGCACAATTTGATACGGCTAAAAACATTGTTTTCATGACTGGTGCGGGGATTTCCACACCATCAGGGATTCCGGATTATCGCTCAAAAAATGGGTTATACCAAGGCAATACGTTACAACCGGAATACTTATTGTCAGCGACTGCGTTTCAAGTGGCACCGGAAATGCAGTACCAATTTATGAAAGAGAATATGTATTTCCCAGATGCTGCCCCGAACGTCATCCATGACAAAATGGCACAATTCACCCAAAAAGGCCAAGCGCGCATTATCACCCAAAATGTGGATGATTTACATGTTAAAGCCAATACAGTAGCGTCACGCTTAATTCGGTTTCATGGGTCATTGTATGATATTTATGCGCCAGTTGACCAACGGCCGGCAACGGTGGCTGAGTATTTGACAAGTATGCGCCGTGCTGATGGGGCGCTACTGCGGCCACGGATTACATTTTATGAAGAAATGCCGTTTGCGGTTGATCAGGCTGTGACGTGGGTCAACCAAGCTGATTTGATTGTGATTGTCGGGACGAGTTTTCAGGTCTATCCTTTTGCTGGGTTATTGCAGTATGCTGCCGCGGGTACACCGATATTAGCCATTAATCTGACACCGATTGAGACGTCTTATCCTGTTACACAAATCATTGGGGATGCCACGACTTTTTTTGACACACTGACAGTATAG
- a CDS encoding Nramp family divalent metal transporter has translation MQDSTKDQANTKKHFVESTEEQLSLGDVNGSIEAPKDGSFWRKLLAFSGPGALVAVGYMDPGNWVTSVNGGAQYHYVLLSIVLISSLIAMMLQYMAGKLGMVKQEDLAQATRARTNKAGGYALWVITELALMATDIAEVIGAAIALHLLFGWSMIASVLTTAFDVLLLLLLMKFGFRKIEAIVMTLILTILLIFAYLVLLSKPDVVAMFGGYLPQLQAVSTHGPAGVDSPLLMSLGIIGATVMPHNLYLHSSIAQTRKIDRENPGELKEAVRLMTWDSNIQLSLAFVINSLLLVLGAALFFGHADQVGTFGAMYDALDNKAIAGAVASPVLSTLFAVALLASGQNSTITGTLTGEIVMEGFIRLRIPMWIRRVITRGLALIPVIIFTLLYGGAEAELDQLLVYSQVFLSLALPFAMAPLIYFTSSKKIMGEFANPRWMAILGWIIFAVLTILNLQIIIDLVTKVMSR, from the coding sequence ATGCAAGATTCAACAAAAGATCAAGCAAACACTAAGAAACATTTCGTCGAATCAACTGAGGAGCAACTCAGTTTAGGCGATGTAAATGGTTCAATCGAAGCCCCAAAGGACGGCTCATTTTGGCGCAAACTTTTAGCCTTTTCGGGGCCAGGTGCGCTCGTTGCCGTTGGGTATATGGATCCCGGTAACTGGGTGACATCTGTTAATGGTGGTGCTCAGTACCACTACGTTTTGTTGTCAATTGTTTTGATTTCCTCACTGATTGCCATGATGTTGCAATACATGGCGGGTAAGTTGGGGATGGTTAAGCAAGAAGACTTGGCGCAAGCCACACGTGCCCGCACAAATAAAGCGGGCGGTTATGCATTATGGGTGATTACTGAATTAGCCTTGATGGCAACTGATATTGCCGAAGTTATTGGTGCGGCCATTGCCTTGCACTTGTTGTTTGGCTGGTCAATGATTGCCTCAGTGCTGACCACGGCCTTTGATGTCCTCCTCTTGTTGTTACTGATGAAATTTGGTTTCCGCAAGATTGAGGCGATTGTCATGACATTGATTTTGACAATCTTATTAATTTTCGCTTATCTTGTGCTCTTATCAAAGCCAGATGTTGTGGCGATGTTTGGGGGCTATTTGCCACAATTGCAAGCAGTATCAACCCATGGCCCAGCTGGGGTCGATTCCCCATTGCTGATGTCACTGGGTATTATTGGTGCGACCGTCATGCCGCATAATTTATACCTCCATTCATCAATTGCACAAACGCGTAAAATTGATCGTGAAAATCCAGGTGAATTAAAAGAAGCCGTACGTCTGATGACGTGGGATTCTAACATTCAGTTGTCATTAGCCTTTGTTATCAACTCATTGTTGTTGGTATTAGGTGCGGCCTTGTTCTTTGGCCATGCCGATCAGGTTGGGACGTTTGGCGCAATGTATGATGCGTTGGACAATAAGGCCATTGCTGGGGCGGTTGCGTCACCAGTATTATCAACATTGTTTGCGGTGGCCTTGCTGGCCTCTGGTCAGAACTCAACGATCACAGGGACGCTAACGGGTGAAATTGTCATGGAAGGCTTTATCCGGTTGCGTATTCCAATGTGGATCCGTCGTGTTATCACGCGTGGCTTAGCATTGATTCCAGTTATTATCTTTACGTTGTTGTATGGTGGTGCCGAAGCTGAGTTAGATCAACTTTTGGTTTATTCACAAGTCTTCTTATCACTTGCCTTACCATTTGCGATGGCACCGTTGATTTACTTTACGTCATCAAAGAAAATCATGGGCGAGTTTGCTAACCCACGTTGGATGGCCATTTTAGGTTGGATTATCTTTGCTGTCTTGACGATTTTAAACCTTCAGATTATTATTGACTTAGTGACAAAGGTAATGAGTCGTTAA
- a CDS encoding universal stress protein, producing the protein MSELNLNIEPIQFKRILVGVDESEQGYVALANAIHQASEDDAHLIIASVLEMDDLSTIDALHLDAIKERRATIEANLAKYAAYAKSKGAENVTTIFADGDKAGEVLLQDVAPKVQADLIIVGAHSREGFWESLGSQAAYIARHAKISSMVARK; encoded by the coding sequence ATGAGTGAATTAAACCTAAACATCGAACCAATACAATTTAAGCGCATTTTGGTTGGTGTTGATGAGTCTGAACAAGGGTATGTTGCGTTGGCGAATGCTATTCATCAAGCAAGTGAAGATGATGCGCACTTGATTATTGCCTCAGTACTGGAAATGGATGACCTATCAACCATTGATGCCCTCCACTTAGATGCCATTAAAGAACGGCGTGCGACGATCGAAGCTAATTTAGCCAAGTATGCTGCTTATGCCAAGTCAAAAGGCGCTGAAAACGTCACAACTATCTTTGCGGATGGGGACAAGGCTGGTGAAGTACTGTTGCAAGACGTGGCACCAAAAGTTCAGGCAGACTTGATTATTGTTGGCGCACATTCGCGTGAAGGGTTCTGGGAATCATTAGGTTCTCAAGCCGCTTATATCGCACGTCATGCCAAGATTTCATCAATGGTAGCCCGTAAGTAA
- a CDS encoding cadmium resistance transporter — protein MVETLLTALTSYIGTTSDYFVVLLLLFAQFRTQPQRQAIIWGAYLGNALLVFVAVVIALLLKRVPEEWLLGLLGFVPIALGLQKFFSSKNEGEEVAEKLAQLDKRKIVITVIGITAGTCGADNLALYIPYFTMANFAYLPAILMIFIFVLTVVIYLAKKFTDFAPVHRLMNKYGDWIQLIIYVLLGSYVLFDAGTIQHLLSLL, from the coding sequence ATGGTTGAAACACTCTTAACGGCCTTAACATCATATATTGGGACCACGTCAGATTATTTCGTGGTACTGCTCTTATTATTTGCCCAATTTCGTACGCAACCGCAACGACAAGCTATTATCTGGGGCGCTTATCTAGGAAATGCGTTGCTGGTGTTTGTGGCGGTGGTGATTGCGCTCTTGTTAAAGCGCGTGCCTGAAGAATGGTTGCTTGGTTTGTTGGGATTTGTGCCAATTGCGCTGGGCTTACAAAAATTTTTCTCGTCAAAGAATGAGGGGGAAGAGGTTGCTGAAAAGTTAGCCCAACTGGATAAACGTAAAATTGTGATCACTGTCATTGGCATCACAGCAGGCACTTGTGGCGCTGATAACTTGGCGCTCTATATTCCTTACTTTACGATGGCTAATTTTGCCTACTTACCAGCCATTTTGATGATTTTTATCTTCGTTCTAACGGTTGTAATTTATTTGGCTAAAAAGTTTACTGATTTTGCGCCAGTTCATCGCCTCATGAACAAGTATGGTGATTGGATTCAATTGATTATTTATGTGTTGCTGGGTAGTTATGTCTTATTTGATGCCGGTACCATCCAGCATTTGCTTAGCCTGTTATAA
- a CDS encoding ArsR/SmtB family transcription factor yields MNKKSITELEKIFKVLGNRQRLTILALLQERSYTVSEIVAQLDMEQSAVSHQLKVLREAQLVTTQRQGRLVLYCLSDSHILILLDNALKHVDHVFHNDQEKSEIKFEKKG; encoded by the coding sequence ATGAACAAGAAATCAATTACTGAACTAGAAAAAATTTTTAAAGTCTTGGGCAATCGCCAACGTTTGACCATTTTGGCATTGTTACAGGAACGCTCGTATACCGTTTCGGAAATTGTGGCACAGCTCGATATGGAGCAATCTGCCGTGTCACATCAACTAAAGGTATTGCGTGAAGCGCAACTGGTGACAACGCAGCGTCAAGGGCGTTTGGTTTTGTATTGTCTGAGTGATTCACACATTTTGATTTTGTTAGATAACGCACTCAAGCACGTTGATCATGTGTTTCACAACGATCAGGAAAAATCTGAGATTAAATTTGAAAAAAAGGGTTGA
- a CDS encoding DUF2075 domain-containing protein, translated as MNKILKEQFLIDNLSDDQKHVIADMNTYIKQHLAGKEHAVAVIQGAAGTGKSVVLMQLVKQYMTDKRFKTALVVNHPELYKAYQDMAKDFPSLNPKAIRRPTALINDAQKNHRQYDVIFVDEAHLLYSKSEPYAHYRGNNQLTDLMNLAKVVVVVYDFNQVFQSKMYWSQELLRKTIGQHPYRQFDMDFQYRMVASQAQVDWMDRLTAQQPLTPFPKDSDFEFEVFATAGELYEKIKAQNKAVGLSRVVATSGFPRIDGRHNVEMDTFSLPWDEWDPQRTHWAKRESSITQVGTIYTLQGFDLNYVGMIIGPSFGYDPKTDQMTIIPEKYSHKEIFKKRQDMQFTPAQYQDFIANVLNVLIKRGKYGLYLTAYDDALRKRLLELQA; from the coding sequence ATGAATAAAATTTTAAAAGAACAATTTCTCATTGACAATCTTTCTGATGATCAAAAACATGTCATCGCTGACATGAACACCTACATTAAGCAACATTTAGCCGGTAAAGAACATGCCGTGGCCGTTATCCAAGGTGCAGCTGGTACTGGTAAATCCGTGGTCCTCATGCAACTTGTCAAACAATACATGACAGACAAACGGTTTAAAACCGCGCTCGTTGTAAATCATCCTGAACTGTATAAAGCGTACCAAGATATGGCCAAAGATTTCCCTAGCCTCAATCCTAAAGCTATCCGCCGGCCAACGGCACTGATTAACGATGCCCAGAAAAATCATCGCCAATACGATGTGATTTTTGTCGACGAAGCGCATTTACTCTATTCAAAGTCTGAACCTTACGCGCATTACCGCGGCAATAATCAGCTGACTGATTTGATGAATTTAGCCAAAGTCGTTGTCGTCGTTTACGATTTTAACCAAGTGTTCCAATCTAAAATGTATTGGTCACAAGAATTACTACGCAAAACGATTGGCCAACATCCTTATCGCCAATTCGATATGGATTTCCAGTATCGCATGGTGGCCAGTCAAGCCCAAGTGGACTGGATGGATCGCCTCACGGCACAACAACCATTGACCCCCTTCCCCAAAGACAGCGATTTTGAATTTGAAGTATTTGCCACGGCTGGTGAACTCTATGAAAAAATCAAGGCACAAAACAAAGCCGTTGGCCTGAGTCGTGTGGTCGCCACCTCTGGTTTCCCACGTATTGATGGTCGCCACAACGTTGAGATGGATACTTTCTCATTGCCTTGGGATGAATGGGATCCGCAGCGTACGCACTGGGCGAAGCGCGAATCATCCATTACCCAAGTTGGCACAATTTATACTTTGCAAGGCTTTGATTTGAATTATGTTGGCATGATTATTGGTCCATCCTTTGGTTATGATCCCAAAACCGATCAAATGACCATTATCCCAGAAAAATATTCCCACAAAGAAATTTTTAAGAAACGCCAAGATATGCAATTTACACCGGCACAATACCAAGATTTCATTGCTAATGTCTTAAACGTCCTCATCAAGCGCGGTAAATATGGTCTTTACCTGACCGCTTACGATGACGCTTTGCGCAAACGGCTGTTAGAACTACAAGCCTAA
- a CDS encoding glycosyltransferase family 8 protein, giving the protein MSEVITTQATIDLLVTVDDNYVKPLKVLLFSIKQTNPGQRFDVWLLHANITPSVLQALGTFVDQLGFRLHAIKVPLDAWAEAPTAKFKQYPPEMYFRLLCGDYLPDTLHRVIYLDPDILVINPIKPLYDMPLAGHMLAAASHMGLTGITQTINHVRLGTRQAYFNSGVMLMDLDKMRQQVRLQDIFDVIASRGRELILPDQDILNYLYGADILPIPEEVWNYDTRDNIVHYAKSFGEVDMQWVMKNTVILHFCGRPKPWEKSIINRYAVLYQHYEQLLVNTQFA; this is encoded by the coding sequence ATGAGTGAAGTGATAACAACGCAGGCAACGATAGACCTGCTCGTGACGGTTGATGACAACTATGTGAAGCCGTTAAAAGTGTTACTATTTTCGATTAAGCAAACCAATCCTGGGCAGCGCTTTGATGTTTGGCTACTACATGCCAATATTACGCCATCAGTATTGCAGGCGCTGGGGACTTTTGTTGACCAGTTGGGGTTTCGTTTGCATGCGATTAAGGTGCCACTTGACGCATGGGCGGAAGCGCCTACTGCTAAATTCAAACAATACCCACCAGAAATGTATTTCCGGCTATTGTGTGGGGATTATTTACCGGATACTTTGCATCGGGTCATTTATCTAGATCCAGATATTTTAGTGATCAATCCGATTAAACCATTGTATGATATGCCACTGGCGGGGCATATGTTGGCAGCCGCCAGTCACATGGGATTGACGGGCATTACGCAAACGATTAATCATGTACGCCTTGGCACACGCCAAGCTTATTTTAATTCCGGCGTGATGTTGATGGATCTGGATAAAATGCGACAACAGGTGCGGTTGCAAGATATTTTTGATGTCATTGCGTCGCGTGGTCGGGAACTGATTTTACCCGATCAAGATATCTTAAATTATCTGTACGGAGCGGATATTTTGCCAATCCCAGAGGAGGTTTGGAATTATGATACCCGTGACAATATTGTGCATTATGCCAAGAGTTTTGGCGAAGTTGATATGCAGTGGGTAATGAAAAATACGGTCATTCTCCATTTCTGCGGCCGACCAAAGCCGTGGGAGAAGAGTATCATTAATCGCTATGCCGTTCTCTACCAACATTATGAACAATTACTAGTCAATACGCAGTTTGCGTAA
- a CDS encoding peptide ABC transporter substrate-binding protein: protein MKNWQKYAAGGAVVVVALVGTRAAGLWGTSQAKDSQVLHFSLPTPLNGLDTATVTDEYSMDIVGNAGEGLMRADKNGTPQPAQAKSVKASADGKTWTITLRPDLKWSDGSALTANDFVYGWQRANDPATKSEYAYLYSGIKNADKIQSGDADKKTLGISAKGNVLTVTLEKPLPQFESLLTFPTFFPQQQKFVEKQGKQFATTAAKSLYNGPYKFEGWQGTNNQFKLVKNEHYWDAKNVKTPEIDFQVIQKPEVAVQMYKTGKLDAALVNTPQLAQANKNNKGYRVTPQATTVYLAYNQSGSVKALTNAKIRQALNLATNRSELNSQVLSGTSTAANSFTPKGLSQANGEDFATYAKQDYAYNPTKARELFKEGLAELGVNAVTLEIEADTDRVANAKDVVNYLQGQWIKTLPGLTVTQKFVPFKQRLQDGSNKNFQVMLTQWGADYAEPTTFLDLAATDNPNNYNHNSTPAYDALLAKAKGVDATDDKQRSADELGLEKIIHEQALLNPLYYQAQPELVNPNVKGFYHHAVGVPLDFKTAVRQ from the coding sequence ATGAAAAATTGGCAAAAATATGCAGCGGGCGGCGCAGTCGTGGTCGTTGCATTGGTAGGAACACGCGCTGCAGGTCTCTGGGGCACATCACAAGCAAAAGATAGTCAGGTGTTGCACTTTTCACTGCCAACACCATTAAACGGATTAGATACTGCAACCGTCACGGATGAGTATTCAATGGATATTGTTGGTAATGCTGGAGAGGGTCTGATGCGTGCTGATAAAAACGGTACGCCACAACCCGCACAAGCAAAGTCGGTTAAAGCGTCTGCTGATGGTAAAACTTGGACCATCACTTTGCGACCAGACTTGAAGTGGTCAGATGGTTCAGCATTAACAGCGAATGATTTTGTTTATGGTTGGCAACGCGCTAACGATCCGGCAACGAAGTCGGAATATGCGTATTTGTATAGTGGCATTAAAAATGCCGATAAAATCCAAAGCGGTGACGCTGACAAGAAAACTTTGGGCATTAGCGCTAAAGGCAACGTTTTGACCGTCACCTTAGAAAAACCACTCCCGCAGTTTGAAAGTCTATTGACCTTCCCAACATTTTTCCCACAGCAGCAAAAGTTTGTGGAAAAGCAGGGCAAGCAATTTGCCACCACTGCGGCCAAGTCTTTGTATAACGGACCATACAAGTTTGAAGGTTGGCAAGGGACGAACAACCAATTTAAGCTTGTGAAAAATGAGCATTATTGGGATGCCAAAAATGTTAAAACACCAGAAATTGATTTCCAAGTCATTCAAAAACCCGAAGTGGCTGTGCAAATGTACAAGACTGGGAAGTTAGATGCAGCGCTAGTGAATACACCGCAGTTAGCACAGGCCAACAAAAACAATAAAGGCTATCGCGTCACACCACAAGCGACAACTGTTTATTTGGCTTATAACCAAAGCGGTAGCGTGAAGGCCCTGACGAATGCTAAAATCCGACAAGCGTTGAATTTGGCGACAAATCGTTCTGAGTTGAACTCACAAGTGCTATCTGGCACGTCAACAGCAGCAAATTCCTTTACACCAAAGGGCTTGAGTCAAGCTAACGGAGAAGATTTTGCAACGTATGCCAAGCAAGATTATGCATATAACCCAACTAAGGCGCGCGAATTGTTCAAGGAAGGACTGGCTGAACTTGGGGTCAACGCTGTCACGTTGGAAATTGAAGCAGACACTGACCGTGTGGCTAATGCCAAAGATGTCGTGAACTACTTGCAAGGCCAGTGGATCAAAACATTACCAGGTTTGACCGTGACCCAAAAGTTTGTGCCATTTAAGCAACGTTTGCAGGATGGTAGTAATAAGAACTTCCAAGTGATGCTGACGCAGTGGGGTGCTGATTACGCTGAACCAACAACCTTCTTGGATTTGGCAGCCACTGACAACCCGAACAACTATAATCACAATAGCACACCGGCCTATGATGCCTTGTTAGCAAAGGCTAAGGGTGTTGATGCGACTGACGATAAGCAACGGTCGGCGGATGAGTTGGGATTGGAAAAAATTATCCATGAACAAGCATTGTTGAACCCGCTTTATTATCAGGCACAACCAGAATTGGTTAATCCAAACGTTAAGGGCTTCTACCACCATGCGGTAGGAGTACCACTTGATTTCAAGACGGCTGTGCGCCAATAA
- the rihC gene encoding ribonucleoside hydrolase RihC, with translation MINKIPVIFDTDPGIDDAAALTVLLTDDRFDVRLITAVAGNVSVDKTTKNVLKLTHFFNRPDVTVARGAAKPLVKAYQDAANIHGVDGLAGYHFAEPTTKTVSLSAVEAMRATLLASDEKITLVAVGAYTNIAMLLQSYPEVTDKIARIVVMGGSLSGGNMTSVAEFNVFTDPDAAKIVFNSGLDVTMIGLDVTLKALLTAESMATLAAMNKTGEMLTALFNAYGDGAMATGKPMHDVNTLFYLLSPEKYTIKDYWIDVVTEGPAIGATVADSHARTHTTTNVHVATDIDVAALNAWYLLEIAQINDAAVNAGKLEN, from the coding sequence ATGATAAATAAAATACCGGTAATTTTTGATACAGATCCAGGGATTGATGATGCGGCGGCACTCACGGTGCTGTTAACGGATGATCGTTTTGACGTGAGGTTAATCACTGCCGTTGCTGGTAACGTCTCTGTGGATAAAACAACCAAAAATGTTCTAAAATTAACCCATTTCTTTAACCGGCCAGATGTTACGGTTGCGCGTGGTGCGGCAAAACCACTCGTGAAAGCCTATCAAGATGCGGCTAATATTCATGGTGTCGATGGCTTGGCTGGGTATCACTTTGCCGAACCAACCACTAAAACCGTGTCCCTATCAGCGGTTGAGGCGATGCGGGCAACGTTGCTGGCGAGTGATGAAAAAATCACTTTGGTCGCTGTTGGCGCCTATACAAATATTGCCATGTTACTCCAAAGCTATCCAGAAGTAACCGATAAAATTGCGCGTATTGTGGTGATGGGTGGCAGTTTATCCGGTGGTAATATGACGTCTGTTGCTGAATTTAATGTTTTCACGGATCCAGATGCAGCCAAAATCGTGTTTAATAGTGGGTTAGATGTGACCATGATTGGTTTGGACGTCACGCTAAAGGCGCTGCTGACGGCTGAATCAATGGCAACACTTGCGGCGATGAACAAAACGGGTGAAATGCTAACGGCGTTGTTTAATGCCTATGGGGATGGTGCCATGGCAACAGGAAAACCCATGCATGATGTGAACACGTTATTTTATTTACTTTCACCGGAAAAGTACACAATTAAGGACTATTGGATTGATGTGGTGACTGAAGGACCAGCCATCGGGGCGACAGTGGCAGATAGCCATGCGAGAACCCATACGACCACGAATGTCCATGTGGCGACCGACATTGATGTGGCTGCCCTTAATGCGTGGTATTTATTAGAAATTGCGCAAATTAATGATGCGGCTGTGAATGCTGGAAAGCTTGAAAATTAG
- the rsmG gene encoding 16S rRNA (guanine(527)-N(7))-methyltransferase RsmG, producing the protein MTVDEFVSALKNAGIQLTENQIQQFEQYFEMLVATNAHVNLTAITEKKDVYLKHFYDSLTVAQYEKDLQQTTGTLIDVGTGAGFPSLPLKIAFPNLQITMVDALQKRVKFLQDVVTTLGLTGVTIVHGRAEDIGQDPKYREQFDYATARAVARTSVLAEYTLPFVKIGGEFLVMKGSAAEQELADGQKALATLGGQLRESFEFTLPNGDTRYVQIVDKNKKTPKKYPRQAGTPSKKPIG; encoded by the coding sequence TTGACAGTCGATGAGTTTGTTTCAGCTTTGAAAAACGCTGGTATCCAGTTAACTGAAAATCAAATCCAACAATTTGAACAATATTTTGAAATGTTGGTGGCCACGAATGCGCATGTGAACCTCACAGCGATCACGGAAAAAAAGGATGTGTACTTAAAACACTTCTACGATTCTTTGACGGTGGCGCAATATGAGAAAGACCTTCAGCAGACGACTGGGACGCTGATTGATGTGGGCACGGGGGCAGGTTTCCCATCACTACCACTTAAAATTGCCTTTCCAAACTTGCAAATTACCATGGTTGACGCGTTGCAAAAGCGCGTGAAATTCTTGCAAGATGTGGTCACAACGCTGGGTCTCACAGGCGTGACAATTGTGCATGGCCGTGCAGAAGATATTGGTCAAGACCCAAAGTACCGTGAACAATTTGACTATGCCACGGCACGGGCTGTGGCACGGACGAGTGTTCTGGCTGAATACACCTTGCCGTTTGTGAAAATTGGTGGGGAATTCTTGGTGATGAAGGGTTCTGCTGCAGAGCAAGAACTAGCGGATGGCCAAAAAGCCTTAGCCACGTTAGGTGGTCAGTTACGTGAGTCATTTGAATTCACGCTGCCTAATGGTGATACACGCTACGTGCAAATTGTTGATAAAAATAAAAAAACACCAAAGAAGTATCCACGACAAGCTGGTACCCCTAGCAAAAAACCGATTGGATAA